The genomic interval aatcgacttagtgaatatttattaaaagaaggatataaaaatgatcctatttgcccatgtgtttttataaaaagttcaagtcctgagtttgttatcattgctgtatatgttgatgatttgaatattattggaactcttgaaaaactttcagaagatgtggaatatctaaagaaagagttcgaaataaaagatttaggaaaaacaaaattttgtctTGGTCTACAAATTGAGCATTTAAAATGTGGAATTTTCATTCATCAGTCAACTTATACTGAAAAAATTTTGAGACAGTTTTATATGGATAAATCACACCCATTGAGTAGCCCAATGGTAGTCAGGTCACTTGATGTAGAAAAAGATCATTTTCGACCTAAAGAAGAACATGAAGAGCTCCTTGGTCCAGAAGTACCATATCTTAGTGCAATAGGAGCATTGATGTATCTTACTAATTGTACAAGACCTGATATAGCTTTCTCTGTCAATTTATTAGCAAGATTTAGTTCTGCTCCAACATATAGACATTGGAAAGGGATTAAGCACATACTCCGCTATCTCCAGGGTACTATTGATAAAGGATTATTCTGTTCTAATAATTATGGGTCACAACTTATTGGCTACGCAGATGcaggatatttatctgatccacaTAAAGCAAGATCTCAAACTGGCTATTTGTTCACTTGCGGTGACACTGCTATATCCTGGCGATCAACAAAGCAAACTCTGGTGGCTACTTCCTCAAATCATGCTGAGATACTTGCAATTCACGAGGCAAGTCGAGAATGTGTTTGGTTAAGATCAATGACACAACATATTCGAGGAACATGTGGATTAACATCTAATAAAGAAGTACCAAcaattctctatgaagataatgctgcttgcatcgctcaacttaaaggagggtacattaaaggagacagaactaaacatatttcaccaaaattcttctttacacacaatcttcaagaaaatggtgatatcgatgttcaacaaattcgatcaagcgataatcttgcagacttattcacgaagtcattaccaacatcaacttttgagaagatggttcacaagattggaatgcgtcgattaaaggatctccacgaatgccaaaatgagggggagtaatttcatactgcactcttttttccttgacagagttttgtcccactgggttttctcggcgaggtttttaatgaggcagttattatggacatccaagggggagtgttctaaatagtattaattatgtggatgtccaaatcttttatttattaccattaatgtaatcaacatttcctttttcttagtttccctttctcttagtttcttaatatttgactcttgtatgtgtataaataggagatcacctattggaataaaacactcagaaaattctcatctcttctccattttctttctctaaattataatattacataatactaatattttataatagtttagattttaaaaaaattatttttaataattaagaaaattaaaagaaattataattttaatactaATTAAgtgatttaaaaataaatttagttttttattaaaaaaattcatttagatataaaaaaaaatatatacaaatttaattttttaaatttaaatttcaccAGAACTAGTTtgagtctattttttttctctaaaaatctagatttattcaagtaaacataacatttttttagtttaattctaattttttttttcaaaatatttttatatttttattaaatttttaattacttttctttattttttaagatatgagtttataaatataaataaatttgattttttcttcaaaaatcgtattttgtttaaattatatattgtacttttaataattttagtttgattttttaatatacatgtttataaataaaacaaagtttaaaaatattttttgtaggAATAATGTAGTTTTTTAAGAAAACttaatattgttttattaattcacTATTTTTATCAGAtttcttaataatttttattaattttttttagaattaatagaatattataatttttattttttattttaatgaaattggTAAAATTTTGTATTGGTCAAAGCTCAAaggtaaaaatactaattttgaaCGGTAAAAAAAACTAACCTAACAGAAGGGCATAAAACTGTACATTTAGGGTGCAAGATTAGGTAGTATCAAAAATTTAGGAGACaaaaatgttaattttaatGTACAATGTGTTTTGTGAATGAACGAAACATTGATTAAAAGCTTGGGGTTAACATCGTGATTATCACTAGGACTGTACTTAAATTTTCGTAAATCGCCCAACCCGAACAATCCATCCAAACTAAATCGAgataacccaaaaaaaaatgcaaaccGAAACCCTGACGAAAAATATAATCCTCCCAATCTTTATATTGGGCGGAAAATAATATCAACCTGCCCAATCAACCCGAACTaacccgaccaacccgattaagagtatttttatatatatatatatgtttttattatatataatctatatattatataatttatatacatatttatataaaaaaaaatagaaagtttaaactactatatttttttatgacagaTGATTTGAACTTTAAATTTAATCTTTATAATTATCTCATTATcacaataacaaaaatataacaattgaatgtgaaaaaaaagtatattaGTGCTCGGTTTGTACGGGTTAACCCGACTATATTGACGAATTCATTGGGCGGatagaaacttttttttttcttaattgggcgggttgcacttaGATTTTTGTAACCCAATCTTTACATTGggttaaataaaaatgtaacgtgaaccgaccaaaccgactgACGTACCCCTAATTATCACACAATAGAATTGGAGTTTTTTTTTACTCATAATACCCTACCAATTTTTGTCAAAAGAGAAGCTAATTAGCTGTACTCGAACTCCATAGTGAAATTAGCCAACACACTTTGCTTTCATTTGTCTTATCTTATATAGGTTTTGTTTTAGATTTTAAgatgagtaatttgcggcataaatacttaagttttatGTTTTATGTCGAGTAGCAAATAAGTACCTAAATCGTATTTTTGGTGGTAAAAATATATTTCGTCACTAGTGTGGAACTTCTGTAAGTACCTGACCGTCAAGTGCCAGGTCAGTATCTACGTGTCCCTTATTTATTGGTGCATgtcattaattttatttattatataaatagttatttaaatgtttaaaaattataaaaaaattaatataattttattttatttttttaacctttatttcttttccattgttttttctttgaattaaataacaaacttaAACTGAGAAATTGAAACTAGCTAAACAagggataagttgaaaaatacctctattttttgtatctattaataaaaaataccctcatattatttttttattaaaatatacctaATTTTTTGGGTGGGTTGCCAAATATACCCTCACTCTCTACTTAAGTCTAAcatataattttgttttgtttcgttGTTTGTTCTTCGATGACTCGCATCAAATCATTGTTAGTAGTTGGGAATAACAAATTCTTTGCGATTAAAGGGGTTGTTAGTAATGTAGTTATGTACCTTACACAATAATTGAATGCTCAAACTACGAGGTTGAATGAGTCTGCTGCAACAATTTTTAGTGTTGTGCCTTTTGAGTAGTAGATGCAATAAAATATAAGTATTCTTAATGTTAATTGTGATGCTgaatctttttcatttaatttcatttaaatatttttgtcaaacgATCTGTAAATTAGGCAGCTGATTATTTAAttggttttttaaattttaaatccaattaTGTTTTTGACGGAGAATGTGTGATGATTAGATtggaatatattatttttagctaatttaataaattttcataatttattaaaaaaaaaagttctttgTTGGCTATGATGGTCTCCAAAAAATCCTTGACATCTTTATGTTGTAATGATATCAAAGAACGAATAATTTATAAGTGTTTTACCCATTATTCCCTttcaattcaatatttttttttctctactttttttttgataaaataaacaataagaAACAACCCAATATGATGTCGTTTTCTGAAAACTAAGAAGCTAAACAAAAGAAAACCTCTCCTCCCGCCGATCAAAAATGCCGGCGACGAAGCCCAAAGCGCGGTCACCGGGCTCGGAAAGTATGGGCACAAGGGTTTGGCTCTACTCAATCTTGCTCACTTTGCAGTACGGCGCTCAACCGATTATCTCCAAGAGTTGTATAAGGTACTTCGACgcctttctcaatttttttgaCAATTTTAATCACTTCGTTATTTAACATTACGTTGTTCCTGTTTTCAATTTTCGTGTTTTTGTTATTTCGGATTGTTTGAATTAATTATACCTAGATTCTGATATTCGGCCACTCAATTGGGATCCAAGTTGAGCTGGGTtttcagttttatgtatgtctTTCCAAAAAAATTGCTTCTGATTTCGGATTGAAATGAGAGATTGCAAACCTTACGCGGTGCAAAAATTAGAATTAGATTTTAGAATCTTGTTAGTATTCTTAGCTGGGTAGATTGTTTTAAGAGTCCAGCTAATTGGAGATTTTGTTTGTGTGTTTGTATATATTCGTCTATATAAGAATGTGAATGTTGTTAGAAACCCATTTGAATAAGTGAACAGAAGAATGTTGTAGTAAGTTTTATTGttcttcatattcataacaTTTATGATCATGCCAAGATATTTGCAGTCTTTGTCCGTTTATTTTTAAGTAGAATACACTCATGGTTTATATGATACTGTATATGCAAATCATTAAATAGCTATATACTTCATTGCAGACGAGATGTTATTGTGACTTCATCTGTTCTAACATGTGAGATTGCAAAGGTAATTCTTCTAGTGAGCAGTAATTTTGAATGGATTTGTGTTCTAGACATAATTGATTATGTTATAAGTTTCATGTTCGAATTCTTTATTAGGTTATTAGTGCCTTGTTTGTCATGGCAAAAGACGACACTTTGAAGAAAGTATACAAGGAATGGACTTTGGTTGGTGCACTGACTGCATCAGGACTTCCTGCTGCTATATATGCATTGCAAAACAGTTTACTGCAGATTTCTTACCGAAATCTCGATTCTCTTACGTTCTCAATGTTGAACCAGACGAAAATATTCTTTACTGCCCTCTTCACATTTTTCTTATTGAGGTATGTTGCGAATTCTATCACCGTTAACTATCATAATGTCTTTGGCATATTGAACCTTACATTAACTgttacctatagaagctataaaatTTACTTATTCATTCTGATTTTGCTGTCATGTTTAACTTATGAAATTGCTGTCATATCTGATCGAAAGCTTATTTTGCTAATTGCGagcaatttattattattattattttttttttgtggctgATAGCCTCTATGAGCTTGTGTTATATTATATTCGAAAATATGCCTACGAATATGTACATTTTGctcttaattttttcattatatttgACGCGTTCAAATGTTAATGTGCCATATTCTTGCTGATCAAATGTAGGCAGAAACAATCAATTCAACAGATAGGGGCTTTATTCTTGCTGATCATTGCAGCTGTTCTTCTGAGCATTGGTGAAGGCTCCAACAAAGGTTCTACTGGTGTCAATGCTGATCAAGTTTTATTTTATGGCATCATTCCTGTCTTGGTTGCCTCTGTGCTCTCAGGTCTTGCATCCGCCTTGTGCCAATGGGCTTCTCAGGTTGCCTAGAAATTTACTCTCTTtaataaagaattatttttAACATTTCCTCTGATCTTTTGCTGTGTGTTTGTATTATAGGTAAACAAACGTTCCTCATACTTGATGACTGTAGAAATGTCCATTGTTGGAAGTTTGTGCATGTTGGCTAGTACTTTCAAGTCCCCAGACGGTGAAGCTATCAAGCAACATGGATTCTTTTACGGTTGGACTCCATTAACTGTGGTAATAATTTTGAATATGGTATCTTTCACCAA from Cannabis sativa cultivar Pink pepper isolate KNU-18-1 chromosome 4, ASM2916894v1, whole genome shotgun sequence carries:
- the LOC133037060 gene encoding secreted RxLR effector protein 161-like, whose protein sequence is MGPQRRLGIYVGPVGSKDKNPRKIKGANNQDGPNEEAENFEEDVDINKSLEEIQSTYTEKILRQFYMDKSHPLSSPMVVRSLDVEKDHFRPKEEHEELLGPEVPYLSAIGALMYLTNCTRPDIAFSVNLLARFSSAPTYRHWKGIKHILRYLQGTIDKGLFCSNNYGSQLIGYADAGYLSDPHKARSQTGYLFTCGDTAISWRSTKQTLVATSSNHAEILAIHEE
- the LOC115715083 gene encoding UDP-N-acetylglucosamine transporter ROCK1 — encoded protein: MPATKPKARSPGSESMGTRVWLYSILLTLQYGAQPIISKSCIRRDVIVTSSVLTCEIAKVISALFVMAKDDTLKKVYKEWTLVGALTASGLPAAIYALQNSLLQISYRNLDSLTFSMLNQTKIFFTALFTFFLLRQKQSIQQIGALFLLIIAAVLLSIGEGSNKGSTGVNADQVLFYGIIPVLVASVLSGLASALCQWASQVNKRSSYLMTVEMSIVGSLCMLASTFKSPDGEAIKQHGFFYGWTPLTVIPVLFNAFGGILVGLVTSHAGGVRKGFVIVSALLVTALLQFIFEGKPPSMYCLVSLPLVVSSISIYQKYPYPIKKKEH